In a single window of the Bradyrhizobium sp. ORS 285 genome:
- a CDS encoding ABC transporter ATP-binding protein/permease translates to MNNLRSTLAIVWRIAIPYFRSEDKVAGRILLAAVIAIELALVAIDVLVNQWQNRFYNALQEYNWNSFIWEIGVFAVLATTFIVLAIYQLYLNQWLQIRWRRWLTETYMRHWLSNANHYRMQLKGDAADNPDQRIADDVKQFVEQTLYITVNLLSSVVTLASFVVILWGLSEAAPLTLFGMEYNIPGYLVWAALIYAIAGTALTHWIGSPLVNLNFEQQRFEADFRFNLVRVRENSEQIALLRGESAEHDLLSNRYGRVVQNWYQIMTRTKRLTAVTSGYSQVATIFPYVIVAPAYFAKKVQLGGMMQTASAFSSVQRALSFFVNTYRTLADWRSTVARLDGFEMSIASAVTLSGEPQTIDVVSHAGDSIELAQLLLKLPNGLPLIAADGFSFKSNQSMLLTGPSGAGKSTLFRAIAGVWPFGSGAISVPGHAKLMMLPQRPYFPIGALQTAVVYPAAPDAFSPEQVKDALVAVGLPLLAERLDEEAHWNRMLSLGEQQRLGIARALLHQPQFLFLDEATASLDEPSEARLYRAIAERLPQTTVVSIGHRSTLHDFHDRKVELVRDGDRFSLRPTGQAADAPAGGAE, encoded by the coding sequence GTGAACAATTTGCGCTCGACCCTCGCCATCGTGTGGCGGATCGCCATTCCCTACTTCCGCTCCGAGGACAAGGTCGCCGGCCGCATCCTGCTCGCCGCCGTCATCGCCATCGAGCTCGCCCTGGTCGCGATCGATGTGCTGGTGAACCAGTGGCAGAACCGGTTCTACAACGCGCTGCAGGAATACAATTGGAACAGCTTCATCTGGGAGATCGGCGTCTTCGCCGTGCTCGCGACCACCTTCATCGTGCTCGCGATCTACCAGCTCTATCTCAATCAGTGGCTGCAGATCCGCTGGCGGCGGTGGCTGACCGAGACCTATATGCGGCATTGGCTCAGCAACGCCAACCACTACCGCATGCAGCTCAAGGGCGACGCGGCTGACAACCCCGACCAGCGCATCGCCGACGACGTGAAGCAGTTCGTCGAGCAGACCCTCTACATTACGGTCAATCTGCTCAGCTCGGTCGTGACACTGGCCTCTTTCGTGGTCATCCTCTGGGGCCTCTCGGAAGCGGCGCCGCTCACGCTGTTCGGCATGGAGTACAACATTCCCGGCTATCTGGTCTGGGCGGCGCTCATCTACGCGATCGCCGGCACTGCGCTGACCCATTGGATCGGATCGCCGCTGGTCAACCTCAATTTCGAGCAGCAGCGCTTCGAGGCCGATTTCCGCTTCAACCTGGTGCGCGTGCGCGAGAACTCCGAGCAGATCGCGCTGCTGCGCGGCGAGTCTGCCGAACATGATCTGCTCTCGAACCGGTACGGCCGCGTCGTGCAGAACTGGTATCAGATCATGACCCGGACCAAGCGGCTGACGGCGGTGACGAGCGGCTACTCGCAGGTCGCCACGATCTTTCCCTACGTCATCGTCGCGCCGGCCTATTTCGCCAAGAAGGTCCAGCTCGGCGGCATGATGCAGACCGCGTCGGCGTTTTCGAGCGTGCAGCGCGCGCTGTCGTTCTTCGTGAACACCTACCGCACCCTCGCCGACTGGCGCTCGACAGTCGCCCGTCTCGACGGGTTCGAGATGTCGATCGCGAGCGCCGTCACGCTCTCGGGCGAGCCGCAGACGATCGATGTCGTCAGCCATGCCGGTGACAGCATCGAGCTCGCCCAGCTGCTGCTCAAGCTGCCGAACGGCCTGCCGCTGATCGCGGCCGACGGCTTCAGCTTCAAGAGCAACCAGAGCATGCTGCTCACCGGCCCGTCCGGCGCCGGCAAGTCGACGCTGTTCCGCGCCATTGCCGGGGTCTGGCCGTTCGGCAGCGGCGCGATCAGCGTGCCCGGCCATGCCAAGCTGATGATGCTGCCGCAGCGGCCCTACTTCCCGATCGGCGCGCTGCAGACGGCGGTCGTCTATCCCGCCGCGCCCGACGCCTTCAGTCCGGAGCAGGTCAAGGACGCCCTGGTGGCGGTCGGCCTGCCGCTGCTGGCGGAGCGGCTGGACGAGGAGGCGCATTGGAATCGCATGCTGTCGCTCGGCGAGCAGCAGCGGCTCGGAATCGCCCGCGCGCTGCTGCATCAGCCTCAATTTCTGTTCCTGGACGAGGCCACGGCGTCGCTGGACGAGCCGAGCGAGGCCCGGCTCTACCGCGCCATCGCCGAGCGCCTGCCGCAAACCACCGTCGTCTCGATCGGCCACCGCTCGACGCTGCACGACTTCCACGACCGCAAGGTCGAGCTCGTTCGCGACGGCGACCGGTTCTCGCTGCGGCCGACCGGTCAGGCCGCGGATGCCCCGGCGGGTGGCGCCGAGTAG
- a CDS encoding L-lactate permease: MWNQIYDPLGSPALSTLAAAIPVVTLLVLIASGKVKAHIAAIIAVILTNIITIFVFTMPANMSIRATFLGVVTGFFPIGWIVLNVIFLYQVTVSTGRFELLKRAIGGVTEDRRLQLLLVAFSFGAFFEGASGFGTPVAITGAVLIGLGFSPLAASGLSLIANTAPVAYGALGTPIQGLASVTGIDPYILGAMVGRQLPVFSLIVPFWVIWAFAGWKGMKDVWPAILVTAVSFAVPQFLISNYINPWIVDIGASLISMGALILFLKVWQPKQLWLSPALRGRDESAATMAAAKPLDRTPLTQAELWGALLPWIIVCVIMLIWGNGAFKAWANANFAWSYPVPELDKLINKIPPVAAKPMPEGAVFSFTYLSFTGTGMLIAAIISGFLMGVGPGKLIAEYGRTIRLCAISLITISAMLAIGTLTRLSGVDATLGLAFAATGVLYPFFGTLLGWLGVALTGSDTASNVLFGNLQKITSEQIGLSPVLMAAANSSGGVMGKMIDAQSIVVASTATNWYGHESSILRYVFLHSIVLACLVGLFVTLQAYVYPFTAMVLK; encoded by the coding sequence ATGTGGAATCAAATCTACGACCCGTTGGGGAGCCCGGCGCTGTCGACGCTGGCTGCCGCCATACCCGTGGTGACGCTGCTGGTGCTGATCGCCAGCGGCAAGGTGAAGGCGCATATCGCCGCGATCATCGCGGTGATCCTGACCAACATCATCACGATCTTCGTCTTCACGATGCCGGCCAACATGTCGATCCGCGCGACGTTTCTCGGCGTCGTCACCGGCTTCTTCCCGATCGGCTGGATCGTGCTGAACGTCATCTTCCTGTATCAGGTCACGGTCTCGACCGGGCGCTTCGAGCTGTTGAAGCGGGCGATCGGCGGCGTCACGGAAGACCGCCGGCTGCAGCTGCTGCTGGTTGCGTTCTCGTTCGGCGCGTTCTTCGAGGGCGCGTCAGGCTTCGGCACCCCGGTGGCGATCACCGGCGCCGTGCTCATCGGGCTGGGCTTCTCGCCGCTCGCGGCCTCCGGCCTGTCGCTGATCGCCAACACCGCGCCGGTCGCCTATGGCGCATTGGGCACGCCGATCCAGGGCCTCGCCTCGGTCACCGGCATCGATCCCTACATCCTCGGCGCCATGGTCGGCCGGCAATTGCCGGTGTTCTCGCTGATCGTGCCGTTCTGGGTGATCTGGGCGTTCGCGGGCTGGAAGGGCATGAAGGACGTCTGGCCGGCCATCCTGGTCACCGCCGTCTCTTTCGCCGTGCCGCAGTTCCTGATCTCGAACTACATCAATCCGTGGATCGTCGACATCGGCGCCTCGCTGATCTCGATGGGCGCGCTGATCCTGTTCCTGAAGGTCTGGCAGCCGAAGCAGCTATGGCTGTCGCCGGCGTTGCGCGGCCGTGACGAATCGGCAGCGACGATGGCGGCGGCAAAGCCGCTCGACCGCACGCCCCTGACGCAGGCCGAGCTCTGGGGCGCGCTGCTGCCCTGGATCATCGTCTGCGTGATCATGCTGATTTGGGGCAACGGCGCCTTCAAGGCCTGGGCGAACGCGAACTTCGCCTGGAGCTATCCGGTGCCCGAGCTCGACAAGCTGATCAACAAGATCCCGCCGGTGGCCGCCAAGCCGATGCCCGAGGGTGCGGTGTTCTCGTTCACCTATCTGAGCTTTACCGGCACCGGCATGCTGATCGCGGCGATCATCTCCGGCTTCCTGATGGGCGTCGGACCGGGCAAGCTGATCGCCGAATATGGCCGCACCATCCGCCTCTGCGCGATCTCGCTGATCACGATCTCGGCGATGCTCGCGATCGGCACGCTGACGCGGCTCTCCGGCGTCGACGCCACGCTCGGCCTCGCCTTCGCCGCGACCGGCGTGCTGTATCCCTTCTTCGGCACCTTGCTCGGCTGGCTGGGCGTGGCGCTGACGGGATCTGACACGGCGTCGAACGTGCTGTTCGGCAATCTGCAGAAGATCACGTCCGAGCAGATCGGCCTGTCGCCGGTGCTGATGGCCGCCGCCAACTCCTCGGGCGGCGTGATGGGCAAGATGATCGACGCGCAATCGATCGTCGTCGCCTCGACCGCCACCAACTGGTACGGCCATGAAAGCTCGATCCTGCGCTACGTCTTCCTGCACTCGATCGTGCTGGCCTGTCTCGTCGGCTT
- a CDS encoding TorF family putative porin → MKKLALLATALAMFSGSASAADMAVKAYKAPPAPAFDPWDVAFGAAIMNDYVFRGITQSNHKPSVAAYFEPRFNVNKDLQFYVGVAGESISFPNRAAAEIDIYGGVRPTFGAFAFDIGVWGYLYPGGTCQFGGTGFDNAGRFQGVDCATNFLANGNTMKKDVSFFEVYGKMNYTVNDNWTFGVTEFYTPSFLNSGAWGNYSSVTGKWTAPSTTFGSSGVGMYVSGEFGRQWFGTTDSFYGTAALPNGIHYADYNTWNIGVGFTYKVFTLDLRYSDTDLSKGNCNAFTGDFTAGGTTNVTPINPTGLGSKWCGATGIAKLSVDLTAMTNLK, encoded by the coding sequence ATGAAAAAGTTGGCTTTGTTGGCAACGGCGCTGGCAATGTTCTCGGGATCGGCTTCAGCGGCGGACATGGCGGTCAAGGCCTATAAGGCTCCCCCGGCTCCGGCCTTCGACCCCTGGGACGTCGCCTTCGGCGCCGCCATCATGAACGACTACGTTTTCCGCGGCATCACCCAGTCCAACCACAAGCCGTCGGTCGCCGCTTATTTCGAGCCGCGCTTCAACGTCAACAAGGACCTGCAGTTCTACGTCGGCGTCGCCGGTGAGAGCATCTCCTTCCCGAACCGCGCCGCGGCCGAGATCGACATCTACGGCGGTGTCCGTCCGACCTTCGGCGCCTTCGCCTTCGACATCGGCGTGTGGGGCTACCTGTATCCGGGCGGCACCTGTCAGTTCGGCGGCACCGGCTTCGACAACGCCGGCCGTTTCCAGGGCGTCGACTGCGCGACGAACTTCCTCGCCAACGGCAACACGATGAAGAAGGACGTCAGCTTCTTCGAAGTGTACGGCAAGATGAACTACACGGTGAACGACAACTGGACCTTCGGTGTCACCGAGTTCTACACCCCGAGCTTCCTGAACTCCGGCGCCTGGGGCAACTACAGCTCGGTCACCGGCAAGTGGACCGCGCCGAGCACCACCTTCGGCTCCAGCGGCGTCGGCATGTACGTGTCGGGTGAGTTCGGTCGCCAGTGGTTCGGCACCACCGACTCGTTCTACGGCACCGCGGCCCTCCCGAACGGCATCCATTACGCCGACTACAACACCTGGAACATCGGCGTCGGCTTCACCTACAAGGTGTTCACGCTCGACCTGCGCTACTCCGACACCGACCTGTCGAAGGGCAATTGCAACGCCTTCACCGGCGACTTCACCGCGGGCGGCACCACCAACGTGACCCCGATCAACCCGACCGGCCTCGGCTCCAAGTGGTGCGGCGCGACCGGTATCGCCAAGCTCTCGGTCGACCTGACCGCGATGACCAACCTGAAGTAA